A genome region from Candidatus Parcubacteria bacterium includes the following:
- a CDS encoding nucleotide exchange factor GrpE, translated as MEEKKDTEEKDKTENIEKKELEKCEKQKEEYLAGWQRARADFLNYKKEEMERIAGIVFYSQEGMILKILPILDNFDLVEKKLPQELKDDTNVEGMLQIKNHFHDFLKNYGIEVMKVLGEKFDPNFHEAVEQIEAKGKEKGIIVEEIQKGYLIQNKVLRAAKVKVAK; from the coding sequence GAAGAAAAAGATAAGACCGAAAATATTGAAAAAAAGGAGTTAGAAAAATGTGAAAAGCAAAAAGAGGAATATTTAGCCGGGTGGCAGAGAGCCCGGGCCGATTTTTTGAATTACAAAAAAGAGGAGATGGAAAGAATTGCCGGGATAGTGTTTTATTCTCAAGAGGGAATGATTCTGAAAATTTTACCAATTTTAGATAATTTTGATTTGGTGGAAAAAAAACTGCCGCAGGAATTAAAAGACGATACTAATGTAGAAGGTATGCTCCAAATAAAAAATCATTTTCATGATTTCTTGAAAAATTATGGCATAGAAGTAATGAAAGTGCTTGGAGAAAAGTTTGATCCGAATTTCCATGAAGCGGTTGAGCAAATAGAAGCAAAAGGCAAAGAAAAAGGCATTATTGTAGAAGAAATCCAAAAGGGCTACTTAATTCAAAACAAAGTTTTAAGAGCAGCAAAGGTAAAGGTCGCAAAGTAA
- a CDS encoding DUF3467 domain-containing protein, whose protein sequence is MEQQQKQIQIKAKDEDIKGVYSNLMQVVHTKEEFILDFFLASPPQGVLSSRVIMSPGHVKRMLKAFEENLKKYEDKFGKIEEAKAPDTKEEGESKIGFTV, encoded by the coding sequence ATGGAACAGCAACAAAAACAAATTCAAATTAAAGCCAAAGACGAGGATATAAAAGGCGTTTATTCCAATCTAATGCAGGTAGTCCATACAAAAGAAGAATTTATTCTTGACTTCTTTTTAGCCTCGCCTCCGCAAGGAGTTCTTTCTTCAAGAGTAATAATGAGCCCAGGCCATGTTAAAAGAATGCTTAAGGCTTTTGAAGAAAACTTGAAGAAATACGAAGATAAATTCGGCAAGATTGAAGAGGCAAAAGCGCCAGACACAAAAGAAGAAGGCGAAAGCAAAATCGGCTTTACAGTGTAG